The genomic segment GCTGCTGGCCGACGGCTCCGTGCGCGGCGAGAACCTGATCTGCGGCCTGCACGACTGGGACTACCGGCTCGACACCGGCGTCAGCGAATACAACAACCACGAGGTGCTGGCCCGCTTCGCCAACTGGATCGAGGACGGGCAGGTGTGGGTCGACGAGGACGAGATCGCTACCTGGGCCGAGGCGCACCCGCAGCCGTTCGACCGCGCCGGCTATCTCGGCCTCTATGCCGACGTGCATGGCGCGCCGGAGGAGCCGCACGTCAAGCTGATCCAGGGCTATGCCCGCAGCGGCCTGAAGAAGACCGGGCACCATGGGGTGGTCGATGCGATGGGCGTCGCCCGCCAGCAGCTGCCGAGCTGGGACGACATCCAGTTCGTCACCGCCCAGCTGCACCGTGCGCCGCTGCTTGACGACGAGCCGGTCGGTTCCGACGTCACCATCGGGCCGAATGCGCAACGGCCGCTGCGGCTGGATATCCCGATCTTCGTGTCGGACATGAGCTTCGGCGCGTTGTCGGAACCGGCCAAGGTGGCGCTGGCCAAGGGCGCCGACCTGGCCGGCACCGGCATCTGCTCCGGCGAGGGCGGCATGCTGCCGGAAGAGCAGGCGGCGAACCGGCGCTATTTCTACGAGCTCGCCTCGGCCCGCTTCGGCTTCTCGATGGACAAGGTCAAGCGCTGCCAGGCCTTCCACTTCAAGGGCGGCCAGGCCGCCAAGACCGGCACCGGCGGCCACCTGCCGGGCGCGAAGGTGGTCGGCAAGATCGCCGCGGTACGCAACCTGCCGGTCGGGGAATCGGCGGTCTCGCCGGCCCGCTTCCCGGACTGGACCGAGCCGGCGCAGTTCAGGGCCTTTGCCGACGAGGTGCGCGACGCCACCGGCGGCATCCCGATCGGCTTCAAGCTGTCGGCGCAACACATCGAGAAGGACATCGACGCGGCGCTGGCAGTCGGGGTCGACTACATCATCCTCGACGGGCGCGGCGGCGGCACCGGTGCGGCGCCGACCCTGTTCCGCGACAACATCTCGGTGCCGACTATCCCGGCGCTGGCCCGTGCGCGCCGCCATCTCGACCGGCTCGACCGCAGCGACGTGACCCTGGTCATAACCGGCGGGCTCCGGACGCCGGCCGACTTCGCCAAGGCGCTGGCGCTCGGCGCCGACGCCGTCGCGGTATCGAATGCCGCGCTGCAGGCGATCGGCTGCCTGGGCATGCGCGCCTGCCACACCAACAACTGCCCGGTCGGCATCGCCACCCAGAAGCCGCACCTGGTCGCCCGGCAGGACGTCGAGACGTCGGCGGCCCGGCTGGCGCGCTTCCTGGAGGCGGCGACCGAGCTGATGAAGATCCTGGCCCGGGCCTGCGGGCACCGTCATCTCAGCCAGTTCGCGGCCGACGACCTGACCACCTGGAAACGCGAGATGGCCGACCTCGCCGGCATCGCCTACGGCGGCGTCGGCGCGCCCTAGGAATCGGCGCGGCCGGGTCTACAGGCCGAGATCGCGCTCCCAGAACACGCGTTTCGGGTGTTGCGGGTCGTAGCGCACGCGGATCGTCTGGCCTTCCGCGATGTCGGCCAGGCGTGCGCGCTTGCTCAGCATCGTCATCGCCTCGTGTTCCGTGCCGGCGGCGTCGGCATAGCGGAACCGCAGGTGATTGGCCCCGCTGGCGGTGACCACGGCAAACACGGTCGCATCCGTCTGGACGCCGCGGGCGATCGCCGCGGCGGCGCGCGAGGCCTTGCGGGCGACCAGCCAGGCGAAGAGGGCGCCGCCCAGCAACAGCACCGCGCCGAAGATCCCGGCGTAGAGGGCATTCTCGTTGACCGCGCCAGGCTCGATCTCGTTCAGGTCCGGGTCGTCGGCCAGATAGCGCACGGGCACGGTGTCGCCGACCGCGACGCCATCGAAGAAATCGCGCGAGACGTCGCGCGTGCCGTAGTGCAACGCGCCGCCGCCGACCGGGAAGTGGTAGCGCAGCTCGTAGTCGGTGCGCCGGTTCGAGCTGTTGGTGCCGGTCCGGCGCTCGACCTCGCGCTTGCCGATGATCGTGGCCTCGGCGGCGACGCCTTCGTCGTCGAGCCGCGCCGCGTCGTCGGCGATGGTCAGGCTGACGAAGACGATGCCGATGCCGAGGGCGAGGGGTATGGCCGCGATCCAGCCGCGGTAGCGCATGAACAGTCCGAGCATCCGGGATTCCGTCGACGAGGTGGCGGGCCGGCACAGTGCCGGCGGCAGGGGCGTGCGTCCACCCTCAACCGAATTCTCCGATACATTCTTCTTGTAATGAGACGATAGTCTCATTATGTAGACACCATCGCAGCCCTGGTCATGGAAGGAACCCGATCGTGGCCCTGTCGCAGGAAGAGATGGACAACAGGATCGACGCGCATTTCGGCTTCGAGGCGCGGGACGATGTGGACGGCGTGCTGGCGACGCTGTCGCCGGATGTGGAGCACGACATCGTCGGGTGGCCCGGCGGTCCGACCCGCGGCCGCGAGGGCGCACGGCCGTTCTACGACACGCTGTTCGCCGACCTCGCCGACGGCAAGGTGACCTGCGTCAAGCGGCTCTATGGCACGGATTTCCTGGTCGACGAATCGGTATGGCAGGGCAGCGCGCCGGGCCGGCCATTCGGGCTGGAGGGCCGCGGACGCCCGCTGCAGTTCCGCCTGCTGCATGTGATCGAGTTCGCGCCGTCCGGCGACATCAGCCGCGAGAACGTCTGGATCGACATGGCGGCCGTGCTGCAGCAGCTCGCTCAGGACTGAGATGGCGGAGGCGGCCCGCACCGGGCGCTGGCGCCAGCGCCGGCGCACCCGGAAGGATCTGCTGCAGGCGGCTGCGCTGCTGCTGGCACGCGGCGAAACGCCGAGCCTGGAGGCGGTGGCGGCGGAGGCCCAGGTTTCCCGCGCCACCGCCTACCGCTATTTCCCCAGCGTCGAGGCTCTGCTGGTCGAGGCGGCGTTCGACGTGGCCTCGCCGGAGGCGCAGGCGGTGTTTGCCGACGGCCCTGCGCGGGATCCGGTCGGCCGCCTGGAGCGGGTGGACGACGCCTTCGACGCGATGATCGCGGCCAACGAGGTGCCGCTGCGGCTGATGCTGGCCAATGCGCTGGAGCGGCGCGCCAAGGAGGGCGACGCCGCGATGCCGGTGCGCCAGGACCGGCGCACGCCGCTGATCGAGGCGGCGCTCGCACCGGCCGGCGACGCGCTGCGGGCCGAAGAGCTGGAGATGCTGACGGCCGCGCTGGCGCTGGTGATCGGCACCGAGGCGATGATCGTGTGCCGCGACGTGCTGCAGCTCGACGACGACAAGGCGCGCCAGGTCAAGCGCTGGGCGATCCGGGCGCTGGTGGCGGCCGCGCGCGACGAACCCGGCTGCCGCTCACGCTGACGCGATCAGCCTCCGCTTGAAGTCCGGCGGCCGCATCGGCGATGCTGCGGGCCCGTGGCGGCCTCGGCAACGCCCCGGCACGCCGCAACCCAAGGGCCCAGCATGCCGCGCGATCCCGAATCCGCCTTCGTCCCGTCGGTCTGCCCGCACGACTGCCCCAGCACCTGCGCGCTGGAGGTGGAGCGGCTGGACGCGCACACCATCGGCAAGGTCCGCGGCGCGGCGGCGAACAGCTACACCGCCGGCGTCGTCTGCGCCAAGGTGGCGCGCTATGCCGAGCGCCAGAACCATCCGGAGCGGCTGACCGAACCGCTGCTGCGCACCGGGGCCAAGGGCGAGGGCCGCGCGGGCTTCGTGCCGATCGGCTGGGACGAGGCGCTGGACCGGGTTGCCGACGCGCTGCAGCGCGCGGCCGCGGTGCATGGGCCGGAGGCGGTATGGCCGTATTTCTACGCCGGCACCATGGGGCACCTGCATCGCGACGGCATCGACCGCCTGCGCCATGTGATGGGCTATTCGCGGCAGTACAGCACGATCTGCGTGGCGTTGGCCGACGCCGGCTGGCTGGCCGGCGCCGGCATCAAGCGCGGCGTCGATTCCCGCGAGATGGCCGACAGCGACCTGATCGTGATCTGGGGCGGCAACCCGGTGGCCACCCAGGTCAACGTGATGACCCATGTCGCCCAGGCCCGGAAGAAGCGCGGCGCCAGGCTCGTGGTGGTCGATCCCTACCGAACCGGCACCGCCGAGGCGGCCGACATGCACCTGATGCTGCGGCCCGGCACCGACGCGGCGCTAGCCTGCGCCGTGATGCATGCATGTTTCCGCGACGGCCATGCCGACTGGGACTACATGCGCCGCTATACCGACGACCCCGACGCGTTGGCCGCCCACGTGCAGGCCCGCGATCCGGACTGGGCGGCGCCGATCACCGGGCTGTCGGTCGACGAGATCGAGGCCTTCGCCGCGCTCTACGGCGGCACCGAGCGCGCATTCCTGCGGCTCGGCTACGGCTTCAGCCGCGCCCGCAATGGGGCGGCCAACATGCACGCGGCGGCCTGCCTGGCGGCGGTGACCGGCAAGTGGCGCCACAAGGGCGGCGGCGCGCTGTACGCCAACGGCTATCCGCACTTCTACAAGTTCGACAAGACGCTGATCCAGGGGCTGGACCGGTTCGACCCGGCGGTGCGCGCGCTCGACCAGTCGCGGATCGGGCCGATCCTGACCGGCGACCGCCGCGACCTCGGCGACGGCCCGCCGGTCACCGCGCTGTTCATCCAGAACACCAATCCCGTCGTGGTCTGCCCGGAAAGCGCGAAGGTGCGCGAAGGCTTCCTGCGCGAGGACCTGTTCGTTTGCGTCCACGAGCAGTTCATGACCGAGACCGCCGCGATGGCCGACGTGGTGCTGCCGGCGACTACCTTCCTGGAGCACAACGACATCTACACCTCGGGCGGCCACACCCACTTGCAGTTCGCGCGCAAGGTGTTGGAGCCGCTGGGTCAGTGCCGCTCCAACCACGACGTGATCTGCGCCCTGGCCCGCCGGCTCGGCGCCGAGCATCCCGGCTTCGCGATGAGCGACTGGGAGGTGCTGGACGCCACCCTGCGCGCCAGCGGCCTGCCGGATGCGGCAGACTTCGCCGCCCGCAAGTGGATCGACATGGCGCTGCCGTTCGAGACGGCGCACTTCCTCGACGGTTTCGGCCACGCCGACGGCAGGTGGCATTTCCGCGCCGACTGGTCCGCGATGGGCGCGGAAGGCGGCCGGCCGTCGGCGCTGCCCGATCACAATACGGTCTACGACGCCGCGGGCGCAGAGCGCCCGTTCCGCATGGTCGCGGCGCCGGCCCGGCAATATCTGAACACCAGCTTCACCGAGACGCCGTCCAGCCGGAAGCGGGAAGGGCGCCCGTGCGCCCGTATCCACCCCGACGACCTGGCGGCGCTGGGCCTGGCCGACGGCGACCTGGTCAGGCTCGGCAACGACCGCGGCACCGTGGCGTTGCACGCGATGGCGTTCGACGGGCTGCAGCGCGGCGTGGTGGTGGTGGAGAGCATCTGGCCCAACGCCGCCTTTGTCGAGGGCATCGGAATCAACGCGCTGACCAGCGCGGATCCGGGCCTGCCGGGCGGCGGCGCGGTGTTCCACGACACCGCGGTCTGGATTCGCGCGGCCTGACCGCCGACAGAGGTGGTCCTGCGGGCGCGCACCTACCATCTAACAGGCATGATACGATTGCCGGGAGATGCCACGCACGGGCGGCCGATGGGAAAATCCGACAACCTGCCGACCACGACATCCAGCCATGCCGAGATCGACGCATTCCTGCGCGATATCGAACGCCTGCCGCGCGGCGCGGACGGCAGGCAGGGGCGCCTGATCTTCGGGCTCGACGCCACCGCCAGCCGCGAGCGGACCTGGGATCGCGCCTGTCAGATCCAGGCGGAGATGTTCCGCGAGACGGCGGCGCTGGGCGGCCTGGCGATGCAGTTGGCCTACTACCGCGGGTTCGGCGAACTCACGGCGACGAACTGGACGTCGGACAGCGCGGCGCTGCTGCGCGAGATGACCCGGGTCACCTGCCTGGGCGGCCGCACCCAGATCGGCCGCCTGCTGCGCCACGCCGGCCGGGAGGCCCGCAAGCGCAAGGTCGACGCGATGATCTTCGTCGGCGACTGCATCGAGGACGACGTCGACGACGTCTGCCACGTTGCCGGCAAGCTGGGGCTGGTCGGTCTGCCCGTCTTCGTGTTCCACGAGATCGGCAATGCCGCCGCGCGCCCGGCCTTTCAGCAGATCGCCAAGCTCACCGGCGGCGCCTATTGCCCGTTCGACGAATCCAGCGCCGCGCGCCTGTCGGAGCTGCTGCGCGCGGTGGCGGTCTACGCCGCCGGCGGCCGACCGGCGCTCGAGGACTACGGCCGGCGCGCGCCGGAGGCGGTGCGCCTGCTGACCAGCCAGCTCGGCGCGCGCGGCTGACGGCTGACGGCGATGCCCTATCTGATTCTCGGCGTCGGACTGGTGATCGGGCTGTTCCTGGTTGGCCGCTGGTACATGGCGGCCACCGCGGAGGAGGTCAGGAAGGCCGCCCTGTTGCCTTCGGCGGGGTGGGGCTGGTGGCGGCCGCGTTCTTCCTGTTCACCGGGCGCGCGCCGGTGGGGGCCGCGATCCTCGCCATCCTCGTGCCAGTGATCTGGCTGCTGGCGCAGGCCGCCGCGCCGGCGGAGGCGGCGCGCAGTCCGGGGGCCGTGCCCGATCGGCGTGCGGACGCGCTATCTCGACATGACGCTCGACCATGCCAGCGGCGCGCTCGACGGCACCGTGATCGCGGGCCGGTTCCAGGGCACGGCGCTGTCGGACCTGTCGCCGGCGGACCTGCGGCAGCTGCTGGACGAGGTTACCGGCGACGCCCAGTCGAAGCAGGTGCTGGAGGCCTATCTCGACCGCGTGCATGGCCCCGGATGGCGAGCGGGCGGTGCCGACGGGCGGGCCGATCGCGCCGCCAGCGGGACTGCGCGAATGACGCTGGAGGAGGCCCGCGAGGTGCTCGGCGTCGGCGCCGAGGCGAGCCGCGACGAGATCGAGGCGGCCTATCGCGCCGCCATCCGGCGCAACCACCCCGATGCCGGCGGGTCGAGCTGGCTGGCAGCCAAGATCAACGAGGCGCGCGAATTGCTGCTCGGCTGACCGGAGCCTGTCTTGCAATCGCCTGTCTAAAATGATACATTATCTATTGATCTGAACAACAGGAGGGGCCGATGCCCGCCCTTGCATCGTCCGCACTGGCCGCCGAGGCCCTGCCGGCCGGCGCGCTGCGGCAGCGCGACACCCGCGAGGCGATGACGCCGGCCGCGATCCGCCTGTTCCTGCGGCTGGCCGAGCGCTGGCGGCTCGGTGTCGCCGATCGCTGCGCGCTGCTCGGCGAACTGCCGCGGCCGACCTACTACAACTGGGTCAAGGGCCGGGCCGGGACGCTGTCGCGCGACCAGATGGAGCGGATCTCGCTGCTGCTCGGCATCCACAAGGCGCTGCGGCTGCTGTTCGCCGACGAGGCCGCCGGCGAGCGCTGGCTGCGGGCGGCCAACCGCGACCTCGAGTTCGGCGGCCGTTCGCCGCTGGAGCGCATGCTGGCCGGCGGAATCGGCGATCTCTATGCCGTGCGTCGCTATCTCGACGCCTGGCGCGGGCTGCAATGACAGACCTGCCGCGGGCGGTGGTGGCCGGGCGCAGCCACCGCCTGATCGCGAGCCGGCATCCGACCGTCGGCGTGTTCGACGACCTGACCGACGATCCGGAAGACCTGCGCGTCGCCTTCCAGCTGGAGATGGCGACCAACCCGCGGCTGGGCGAGGCGGCGGACCGGCTGGCGCTGCTCTATCCCGACGAGCTGCTGGCCGGGCCGACCGCCAGCCTGGTGATGGCCGCCTTCCTGCACACCGACGAGCGCGGCGGCCGTTTCCACGACCGCCGCCTCGGCGCTTGGTATGCGGCGCTGGAGCTGGAGACGGCGATCGCCGAGACCGTATTCCACAACGAGCGGCGGCTGCGCATGTCGGAAGCGGGCTTCCCCAATCGCGTCCAGGTGCGCGAGCTGATGGCCGACCTCGACCTCGAACTGGCCGACATCCGCGGCATGGCCGCCGAGCGGCCGGATCTTTACGATCCCGATCCCGCGCACTATCCGGTGTCGCAGGCCTTCGCCGCGGCGCTGCGCTGGCCGCAGAGCCCGGCGCCGTCGCCGCGCTGCGCCGGGCTGACCTATGACAGCGTGCGTCGCGCCCGCGGCCGGAATGTGTGCCTGTTCTGGCCGTCCGACGTGCCGAGGCCGGTGGTGCAGGGCGGCCAGTTTGACTATGCCTGGGATCGCGAGGGCCGAGTCAGCGTTACCAAGGCGACCGCCCTGTAGGCCGCGACCCCGACGGAAGGACCAGATGAGCACGCAGAACCGACCGATCACCGCCGCGATCCTTCCGGTCGCCGGCCTGGGTACGCGGGTGCTGCCGGCGACCAAGGCGATCCCGAAGGAGCTGATGCCGGTGGTCGACAAGCCGGTGCTGCAATTCGTCGTCGAGGAGGCGCTGGCGGCGGGCATCGAGCGTATCGTGCTGGTCACCGGCCGCGGCAAGAGCGCGATCGAGGACCATTTCGACCACATGTTCGAGCTGGAGACGGCGTTGCGCAGCCGCGGCAAGGATGCCGCGCTGGCCGCCGCGGCGGACTTCGTGCCGGAGCCGGGCCGCATCATCTATACCCGGCAGCAGAGCCCGCAGGGGCTGGGCCACGCGGTGTGGTGCGCGCGCCACGCGGTCGGCGACGGCGCGGTGGCGGTGCTGCTGCCCGACGTGATCATCAAGGCGCAGCCCGGCTGCCTCGCCCAGATGATCGCGGTCTACGACCGGCTGGGCGGCAACGTGGTGGCGCTGGAGGAGGTGCCCTGGGAGGTCACCCACCGCTACGGCCTGGTCGCGACCGGTGCCGTCGACGGCCGCACGGTCGAGGTGACGGGCATGGTCGAGAAACCGAAGCCGGGCGAGGCGCCCTCCAATCTGTCACTGGTCGGCCGCTATATCCTGCAGCCCGAGGTGTTCGCCATGCTGGCGGAGCAGGGCCCCGGCGCCGGCGGCGAGATCCAGCTGACCGATGCCATGGCGCACCTGATCGGCCGGCAGCCTTTCCATGGCCTGATCTATGCAGGCCGACAGTTCGATTGTGGGGACAAGACGGGCTATGTGGAGGCGAACGCCGCCTATGGCCTCAACCATCCGGAGATCGGGGCCGACGTGCGCGCACGTCTGCTGGCCCTGCTCGACGGCAACGACAAGGACTGACGCAGCATGCCCCCCCAGAGCCACCGATTCGATCCCACCGTCCTGCGCGAATACGACATCCGCGGCACCGTCGGCCGCGACCTGGCCGAGGCCGACGCCTATGCGATCGGCCGCGGCTTCGCCACCATCGTGGCCCGGCGCGGCGGCAACGCATCGCCCGCCATCGCTGTCGGCTACGACGGCCGCCAGAGTTCGCCCGGATTCGAGGCCGCGGTGGTCCGCGGCATCGCCGACGCCGGCGGACGGGCGGTCCGGGTCGGGCTCGGCCCGACGCCGATGCTGTATTTCGCGGTCCGATCGCTGGACCTGGCGGGCGGCATCATGGTTACCGGGTCGCACAACCCGCCGGACATGAACGGCTTCAAGATGATGATCGGCAAGGCCTCGTTCTTCGGCGCCGACATCCAGGAGCTGGGCCGCATCGCCGGCGATGGCGACTGGACGGCGGGCGCCGGGTCGGACGAACGGCGCGACGTCAGCGACGCCTATGTCGACGCGCTGGTCGCCGGCTACGGCGACGGCCGCGGCCTGACCGTGGCCTGGGATGCCGGCAACGGCTCGGCCGGCGCGATCATGCAGCGGCTGGCGGCGCGGCTGCCCGGCACCCACATCCTGCTGAACGAGGCGATCGACGGCACCTTCCCCAATCACCATCCGGACCCGACCGTGGCCGAGAACCTGGTCCAGCTGCAGGCCGCGGTGCGCGACAACGGCTGCGACCTCGGCGTCGCCTTCGACGGCGACGGCGACCGGCTCGGCGCGGTCGACGGCCGCGGCCGGATCATCTGGGGCGACCAGCTGCTGTCGATCTATGCCGAGGAGGTGCTGGCGACCCGGCCGGGCGCGACCGTGATCGCCGACGTCAAGGCCAGCCAGATGCTGTTCGACCGCATCGCCGAACTGGGCGGCAAGCCGCTGATGTGGATGACCGGCCATTCCCTGCTGAAGGCCAAGATGGCGGAGACGCAGGCGCCGCTGGCCGGCGAGATGAGCGGCCATCTGTTCTTCGCCGACCGCTACTACGGGTTCGACGACGGGCTCTATGCCGCGGTCCGGCTGATCGGGCTGGTGGCGGCGCGCGACGAGAGTCTGGCCGACATCCGCGACCGCATGCCGGAACTGGTCAACACCCCGGAGGTGCGGATCGACTGCCCGGAACAGCGCAAGTTCGCGGTGATCGACGAGGTCAAGCAGCGCCTGCTGGCAGCCCCGGACGCCGGCGAGGTCGACACCATCGACGGCGTGCGCGTGAACACAGCCGACGGCTGGTGGCTGCTGCGCGCGTCGAACACCCAGCCGGTGCTGGTGGCGCGGGCTGAATCCGGCAGCGAGGCGGGGCTTTCGCGGCTGAAGGCGGCGATCAGCCGGCAGCTGGGCAGCAGCGGGATCGCGTCGCCCTTCGCCTGAGCGCGGGCGCGGTCAGGAGCAGGTGGCCGGCGGGCGGTCCGGGTTGGGCGCCAGCGCCAGGCAGTCGATGCCCTGCACCGCGAGCGCGATGCAGGCATCCTCCGCCGCGGTGCCGTCGTTGAGGCCGACCAGCAGGGCGCGGAACAGCACGCCGTTGCCGGAGGGCGAATCGATCACCGCAACCGTGGTTCCGCGCAGCGCCTGCGGTCCGCGCTGGCGTGCGCTGTCGGCCGCGCTGCGCGCCATGTCGGCAACCGCATAGGCCCCGACCTGGATCGCCCAGCCGGCGCCGCAGCTCGAGCCGGCGCTGTCCGTGTCGGTCTTCGCCGGATCCAGAGCGGCCAGGATGATCGGCAGCGGCACGCTGGTGGCCGGCACGTCGGCGCGCGATTGCGCCCCGTCGCCGCGGCGCGGATTGGGCTGCGGCGTGTCGAGGCCGGCATAGGTCAGCAACTGGGCGTAGCGCACGATCGGCTCGCCCTCGGGCGACGGGACGACCGGGATCAGGGCGTCGTCCGCCGGGCCGGCGGCGGGTTCGGGAAAGGCCGTGTCGATCTGGGCGATCAGGCCGCCGATGTCGCCTGCGCCGGAGCGGGCCGAGGGCGGGAAGGGCGGCCGGGCCGGCTCCGGCTGCAGGTGGGCGAATCCGAAGTCCAGCAGTTCGACCATGCGGGCGTTGCGCGCGTCGCCGCTGGTGCCGCCGAAGATGACGCCGTAGACGCGGTTGCCGTTGCGCTCCGCGCTCGCCACCAGATTGAAGCCGGAGGCGTTGATGTAGCCGGTCTTCAGTCCGTCGAGTCCGGGATAGTCGTTCAGCAGCTTGTTGTGGTTCTGGTGGGTGACGCCCTGGTAGGTGAACGACCGGGTTGCGAACAGGCCATAATACTGCGGAAAATGTGCGCGGATGCGGATCGCCAGGTTGACCATGTCGCGCGCCGTGGTGACCTGGCGCGAATCCGGCAGGCCGGACGCGTTGACGAACACCGAGCTCGGCATGTCGAGCGACTGCTGGGCCAGCGCGGTGGCACGGCGGCCGAATTCCGATTCGCTGCCGGCGACGGCTTCCGCCAGCGCGACCGCGATATCGTTCGCCGACTTGGTGATCAGGGCCAGCACGGCGTCGCGCACCTGGATCGTCGAGCCGGCGGCCAGCCCGAGCTTCGACGGCGGCATCGAGGCGGCATGCGCCGACACCGGGATGCTCTGGTCCATCGACAGCCGACCCGACTCGATGGCGTCGAACACCATGTACAGCGTCATGATCTTGGTCAGCGAGGCCGGGTGCACGATCGAATCGCTGTTGGTCGCGTGCAGGATGTTGCCGGTCTGCGCGTCCAGAACCAGGTCGGCATAGCGCGGTGCGGCGGCGGCCGGCAGGGTCAATGCGAGCGGCAGCAGCAGTGCCGCCAGCGCGGCGATTGGCCGCCCCGGGCGCATCGTGCGCCGGTGCCGGGCCGAACCGGCGGATTGCCGCGGCCGAACCGGCGTCGATCCTGCGCCGACCCTGATCGGATGTGCCTCAGACATGACTCCGAGTTAGCACCGCAATTGATTAAGATTCAATAATTTTTCGCGCGCCGGAGCAGTCGCGAATCGCATCGGGGTGCCGCCACAATCGCGCCACAATGATGTAATGTCGATGCGGATTGCATGGTGGACCCGGTTGGGTATATTGCGGACCATGGTGAAAAAATCACTGCCGCTTATTGCGGCCATCGCGCTGTCTGCTTGCGTGGGCGGGGGCAGCCGAACGGAGTCCGAGGCGCCGGCGCCGGTTATCGAAGCGCCTGCGCCGGAGCGCTACACCCTGATCGGCGGACCGGTCGGCGATGCGCTCGTGGAGGGCCGCGAGCCCCTGCGCGAGGCCCAGTCGATGCTGGCCACGCTCGGCTTCGATCCGGGCCCGGCCGACGGCCTGATGGGGCCGCGCACGCGTTCCGCGCTGGAGCAGTTCCAGACTCAGCAGGGCGTCCCGGTCAGCGGCACGCTGACGGTGGACACCCAGGGCGCGCTTCAGTTCGAGAAGTCGGCGCGCGACGATGCGGCGCAGGCAGCCAACAGCACGACCGCGGCGGCGCCCGCGCCGGCCGCTTCGGTTCGCCCGGCGTCGGCCGGCGCGCCGTCCAGCGTCGCGGCGTCGACCACCGGCTCCGGCACGTGGACGGCCTTCCTGTCCGGTGAAGACATCCGGGCCCACTGCACGGCTTCGTCGCCGGACGAATACCGCTTCGTCTACAACGCCGAGTACACCGAGCACGTGCGCCTCTACGAGTTGACCGACACAAGCGACGGCTCGGCGGTGCTCAACATCATCGTGCGCGGCCCGACCCGGATCGCCGGCGATCCGGCACGGCTGATGGGCCGCATCAGCGGCAAGCGGTCGATCAACGGGCTGGCGCCGTTCGAGCGCAACTCGCTGATCGAGACGCTGATGTCCAGCGGCTTCACCTCGTCGCCGCTGCCGTCCGGCACCGTGTTGCCGTCGGACGGCCATTTCTGGGTGGTCAGCGCCTGCCGCCGCGGCACGTTCACGGTCAACGCCTGGACCTATCCGTCGGACCGGTGGGACCGCATCACATTCCCAGGCATGCTGGGCCAGCTCGATTTCACCAACGTGATGTTCAATCCGCTGTCGCAGTTGACCGAGGCCCAGCGCGCGGCTGCGCGCAGCGGCGACGGCCCGCTGCAGGCCTTCGACATCCGCGTCGGTGCCGACGGCAAGTTCCAGATCAACTGAGCCGCGCGCCGCTCGGGCGGATCGGCACGGTCAGGCGCGCCTTCGGGCGCGCCTTTCGTTTGTGGCGTTGGCGGAACTGCAGACGGCGGGGCAGGGCGCCGATGCGCCGCCGCGGGCGGACGCTATTTGTTGAAGCGGCCGAGGTTGCCGAGGAACTGCTGGATGAAGGTCACGCGGTTGCCGCGGGTCGGCGTTTCCCGGTCGACCGGATCGATGTCCTGTGCGATTTCCGCGCCGTAAGTCTCGATCGCCGCGACATAGCCGGCCGGGTCGAAC from the Alphaproteobacteria bacterium genome contains:
- a CDS encoding MbcA/ParS/Xre antitoxin family protein; translation: MPALASSALAAEALPAGALRQRDTREAMTPAAIRLFLRLAERWRLGVADRCALLGELPRPTYYNWVKGRAGTLSRDQMERISLLLGIHKALRLLFADEAAGERWLRAANRDLEFGGRSPLERMLAGGIGDLYAVRRYLDAWRGLQ
- a CDS encoding RES family NAD+ phosphorylase yields the protein MTDLPRAVVAGRSHRLIASRHPTVGVFDDLTDDPEDLRVAFQLEMATNPRLGEAADRLALLYPDELLAGPTASLVMAAFLHTDERGGRFHDRRLGAWYAALELETAIAETVFHNERRLRMSEAGFPNRVQVRELMADLDLELADIRGMAAERPDLYDPDPAHYPVSQAFAAALRWPQSPAPSPRCAGLTYDSVRRARGRNVCLFWPSDVPRPVVQGGQFDYAWDREGRVSVTKATAL
- the galU gene encoding UTP--glucose-1-phosphate uridylyltransferase GalU, encoding MSTQNRPITAAILPVAGLGTRVLPATKAIPKELMPVVDKPVLQFVVEEALAAGIERIVLVTGRGKSAIEDHFDHMFELETALRSRGKDAALAAAADFVPEPGRIIYTRQQSPQGLGHAVWCARHAVGDGAVAVLLPDVIIKAQPGCLAQMIAVYDRLGGNVVALEEVPWEVTHRYGLVATGAVDGRTVEVTGMVEKPKPGEAPSNLSLVGRYILQPEVFAMLAEQGPGAGGEIQLTDAMAHLIGRQPFHGLIYAGRQFDCGDKTGYVEANAAYGLNHPEIGADVRARLLALLDGNDKD
- a CDS encoding phosphomannomutase/phosphoglucomutase; amino-acid sequence: MPPQSHRFDPTVLREYDIRGTVGRDLAEADAYAIGRGFATIVARRGGNASPAIAVGYDGRQSSPGFEAAVVRGIADAGGRAVRVGLGPTPMLYFAVRSLDLAGGIMVTGSHNPPDMNGFKMMIGKASFFGADIQELGRIAGDGDWTAGAGSDERRDVSDAYVDALVAGYGDGRGLTVAWDAGNGSAGAIMQRLAARLPGTHILLNEAIDGTFPNHHPDPTVAENLVQLQAAVRDNGCDLGVAFDGDGDRLGAVDGRGRIIWGDQLLSIYAEEVLATRPGATVIADVKASQMLFDRIAELGGKPLMWMTGHSLLKAKMAETQAPLAGEMSGHLFFADRYYGFDDGLYAAVRLIGLVAARDESLADIRDRMPELVNTPEVRIDCPEQRKFAVIDEVKQRLLAAPDAGEVDTIDGVRVNTADGWWLLRASNTQPVLVARAESGSEAGLSRLKAAISRQLGSSGIASPFA
- a CDS encoding D-alanyl-D-alanine carboxypeptidase; the protein is MRPGRPIAALAALLLPLALTLPAAAAPRYADLVLDAQTGNILHATNSDSIVHPASLTKIMTLYMVFDAIESGRLSMDQSIPVSAHAASMPPSKLGLAAGSTIQVRDAVLALITKSANDIAVALAEAVAGSESEFGRRATALAQQSLDMPSSVFVNASGLPDSRQVTTARDMVNLAIRIRAHFPQYYGLFATRSFTYQGVTHQNHNKLLNDYPGLDGLKTGYINASGFNLVASAERNGNRVYGVIFGGTSGDARNARMVELLDFGFAHLQPEPARPPFPPSARSGAGDIGGLIAQIDTAFPEPAAGPADDALIPVVPSPEGEPIVRYAQLLTYAGLDTPQPNPRRGDGAQSRADVPATSVPLPIILAALDPAKTDTDSAGSSCGAGWAIQVGAYAVADMARSAADSARQRGPQALRGTTVAVIDSPSGNGVLFRALLVGLNDGTAAEDACIALAVQGIDCLALAPNPDRPPATCS
- a CDS encoding peptidoglycan-binding domain-containing protein, whose protein sequence is MGGGSRTESEAPAPVIEAPAPERYTLIGGPVGDALVEGREPLREAQSMLATLGFDPGPADGLMGPRTRSALEQFQTQQGVPVSGTLTVDTQGALQFEKSARDDAAQAANSTTAAAPAPAASVRPASAGAPSSVAASTTGSGTWTAFLSGEDIRAHCTASSPDEYRFVYNAEYTEHVRLYELTDTSDGSAVLNIIVRGPTRIAGDPARLMGRISGKRSINGLAPFERNSLIETLMSSGFTSSPLPSGTVLPSDGHFWVVSACRRGTFTVNAWTYPSDRWDRITFPGMLGQLDFTNVMFNPLSQLTEAQRAAARSGDGPLQAFDIRVGADGKFQIN